Within Pseudomonas paeninsulae, the genomic segment TAATCAGTCCAATTTTATAGCGCTTAAGGTTGCCGAACCAACGCGGCGCCTTATACGGACGAAACATGCCGATGTACACTTCGTTCGCACTTTGCGAGCGGTTGGTGGCACTCAGCGGCAAGGTAGCAGCAGAAAAGGTCGCACTGACCGAAAGAATATCCGACAGCGCCGAGTTGATGCCATCGACTATCGCATTTTCATTTTTCGCGGCGAAATATTTCCCACCGCCGACATCGGCCGCACTCAAAAACAACTTGGTTTGACTAGCATCTTGATGGGCATTAAACACATCGATCAAATAGGAGGTCACCTTGACTCGCTGAATTACTGAGTTGCCCGAAAAAGCATCAGTCACTGTAAATGGCACACCATAGTTATGGAGAAACTTGCTCCAGTCATCAAGGTTCCAAGCTGCACCAGACGTAGTGTCGAAAGAGCCTACAACAGGCGCCACTGTTGTGGTGGTTTCACCAGCCTGTGACACCACAAACTTCGAGGTTGATTTTGTACATGCTTGGGGGGTAGCTGTACTACATGAGCAGTTACTTTTCCCTACGCACAACCCTGTGGCATTCTCCGCCGTAGTACAGTTATTAACCTCGTTGTTCTTGTAACATTGCGCTGAATAGCCCAACTGAGTTGCTGGAGTGGTAGTTGTAGTGGTCGTAAACTGAGGCAGCGGCAGTGGAGCGCCACCACTCAACCCGGCAAGCTTCTCGGGAGAATCCCCTAAAGCGGTATAGAGCGCCTTAAGAGCATCGCTGTTAGTCGACGAATCATCCGCCGGCCCGCTCGAATTGGGGTTACCAATAAAGATCAGATAGGTATTCGAGCACAAATTATCGTCGGCTATTGGCGTAGCGAAGCGAGAGTACAGGCTACTGTAGCCACCGGGATCTGCCTTGGTACTTTCCGTACCACCCCCAGCGTAACTTTGCGAAAAACCGCCAAGGTAGTTGTAAAAATCGTACATCAAATTACCGTAAGCGGTATTCGCGCTACGCTTCTCCTTGTTGTCATTGACCCCGCCTGGGGCGAGTATTTCATCAAGCTCTTCGCTCAGCGCTTTATAGCCATTAGGCGTCAACGCTTGCAAATCGAAGCGCACAAAACCGCCGTCCTCACCGGCATTACCGGAGGTCGTAAACTCAAGCATACCCACATTAAACTTGGCCACGCTGGTGGTATTGTCCACCATGCCTGCAAGGGCCGTTTTGATGGCGCGCGCCTCGGATTCCCCCTGCGTCAGACCGCCAGGCCACTTCTGTGATGCACGCGACCAGTTAGCCGTATTATCCAAGATAAAGACGATATTGGGTAAGGCGGAATTCGCTTCTCCCCCGATGAAAATATCAATGTCTTCCGCCTTAGCCATACCAAGCGGAAAATTCAACGCCATTAAAATTGCCATCAGCTTGATGAACCTAAGCCATATATTCACTTTTAGTCTCCTCCATTTATCCGGGACAGATACCACTGACTTTATTGGCACTGGCACGCATACCCACGCCCTGAGTCATGACGGCTTGCGCCCCCGTCAGGTTATCCGTTGCTGTGGCTGTCAACTCGAATACTGCATTGACGCACAAGGAATTCTGCCCATTCATAAAACAATCGGCATCACGCGGCATAACCAAGTCGTCATTCTTTATATTGAGGATAATTACGCAACTGGGCGGAGCAACCGCGACCGTTATATCGTTGATGCCATCACCGTTGACGTCGTAGCACTTGCTGTTCGCCTGGCCGCAGCTGTTGGTAAACATCGCCGTAGGGCTGCTCACGATTTTCGTGCTGCTGATCGCTTCTTCCAAAGCAGAACTGGCAGCATGTAATACCAGCTCCCGGCTTTCCATGTTTTGCACCACCTGCAGATTGGTTTGGGTAAGGTTGAACCCACTCACCGCCATCAGGGTAACCAGTAGCAACATGAGAAGCGCGACAACAAGCACCACGCCTTGCTGCGAATTCCCGGAAGGAATGTGTACGAGCCGCTTCATGACCTTTCCCTCCGGCCAGAGACATTGGGCAAATTCACTGTGGTGGAATAAACCTGCCGTTTGAAGCCCTTCAACGCGGCAGGCACGCTGTAATTAGAACTCCCCAACTGATAAGTGCGCGCATCGGTATAGCCATTGGTTGGATCAAGATTGCGGGCAACCAGCCAGACTCGCACGGCGACCACATTCGACCACTGGGTGGCGGCTGGGCTGACTGAAAAGGAATTAACCTCGCCATCCCCGTCGGTATCGAGTCCGTACTCAAATTGCAGTGTCTCGATACCATCAACCAGTGGACTTGTGAAACTATAATCAATGCCACTCAATTCTTTTCGCGTGAGCACATCATCGGCTGTCACGTAGTAGACCCTGCTCAGCAGTCGGTAAATAGGCGCCGTTTTAGTGCAGTCTCGCTGTTTGTACGTCAGACCAGCGGCAGCGGAAGCCAAGAGAACCACACCGGGAGAGGAGTTTTTGCAGGCTGAAACCTGCAGATGAACATCTCCGGCCTTAAACGCCGGGCAATTTGTCGAGCCGACGTCACAAGTACTAGCCCGACGAATAGCAATGAAATCGCTACCGCTCTTAGCCGCAGCACAGTTAGTGCCTGAACCAATCACCCCCTGCACTGGAACTCCCAATGCATTTTGAATATCTACTACTGCAGTAGGGCATATCGGTGGAAGCAACGCCGGAGCCGCTTGAGTGCCCGCCTCGCCCAAGTACCCGGCATTGCGCAACTCATCCGCAAGCAGTGAAAGAGCGTAAGCGCCGTTTTCGATTTGCCTGCCTGTCTTCTCGATTTCGCCACGGGTGCGACTGTTATTGATGAACACTTCGGACACGGCAAGCAGGATGACTATACCGAGTACCATGGCCACCATGATTTCGATCAAGGAAAAGCCCCGTTGCCGCAGGCATGCACACAAAAACATTTTGGAACTCATGTTCATACCCCCAGATAGGCCAACGTCACATCCACGAAAACCTCCCGACGCTGGCGGTCATCGCCATAGCTTTCTTTCCCGCAAGCCGAGGCAGGGGCTACTGTTGGCGAAAGCCCTTGCCATACCACCGTGACCCTGACCACCATCTGACTGGTCGCTGAACCGCTAATGCTCTCAATACAACCTCGCGCACCGATCATCGCGCTCAACTTTTGCGTACCTTCCGTGATTGAGGCCCCTTTGAGCGCCTGATTCCAGGCACAAAGATCGTTTTCAACTACATTTCCCGACGTACAGTCCGTTGCATCTCCCAAGGCATTGTTAATGCCATAGAGAGTCGCACTGACATACCGAGCATCACGGGCGGCGGAGACATTACTCCGCAGACGATTGGCCATATCTCCAACCAGCATCACTGCCTGCGCTCGCTGATAAGCCTCGAACTGCGAATTCAACATGCGCGCCTGCATGCCCGCCAACCCCATCAAGCCTACGGCCAGCACCAAGAGCGTAATCAAAACTTCGATAAGGGTGAAACCTGCCTGGAAGGCTGTATAAATCCTTGCTGGCCGCATATCAACACCCGCCCTTTGCCGAACTGACCCGCCCATCGACACCCAGAGTCAGGCAACTTAGTTTTGCCGCGTCGGAGGTCGAACTGACTTCAAACTTAGCTTCAGCACCCACTCGACCAGAGGCCTTAAAGGCAATAGCAGCTGCTGGCCCAGATATCGCAACCCCCCCCGTCAGGACTTGACTGAGTATTGCAGCACCGCCGCTCGGGATAATACTCCACCCTCCACCCCAACCTCCGGTCGCCGCAGGGCTTAGCGTGACCTGCCTGTTGCGCTTGATCGCTTCTGAACGCGCCAGAACCAAGGCAGAATGCAGATCCGTCGTTGTCGCGCGAACGCGTTGATTAGCGACCATCCCCTTATATGAGGGAATCGCGATACCCACCAAAATCGCCAAGACTACCAAGCCGATCATCAGCTCCATCAAAGTGAAGCCATTGCATTTGCTCAAGCCCACCCCTCGACCACGCCATAGCGCCGAGTCTTCGACCTTGCCAGCCCCTTTAATCACGCCAGCCTTCAGAGAGCATGAAGCGGCAACAGCCCGACACATCACCAAGCACCCCCTGCCCATGTTTTGCTGCCAGCCTGATTAATAACCAAATTTCCATCTCCGGCTTGAACAGTGCCTGTTTTGGGAGCAGCCGTGATGGTAAAGGTTGGCGGGGTGCCAGCCCCAACACTTATAGTGATGGTGTAGTTGCGCTGAACGCTACTTGGCTGGGTGGCCCCCAAGGCCGATTCACTACTGGCGTAAGCCCTCGCATCCATAAGGTACTGCTGCTCCCTCTGAGCCAGGTCCATAACGTAAGCCTGTGCTTCTCCGCGGTTTGCTCGAACCACATATTGGGTGTATGACGGGTAAGCAATCGCTGCCAGGATTCCAATGATCGCGATCACGATCATCAACTCGATCAGGCTAAACCCCCGCTGTTCAGTTCGCTTCACCATGTTCCCTCTCGCCGTTGGTTTTATCCACATGCCCTACTCATGTCCCGGTAGGGTACGAATCATTGCACTGGAATACCGCTAACCAGTACGGAGTTTCGACAGTTGGAGCGTTTCAACTCACAGACGGCCATGCCCATCGTTTCAGGTGAATCCAGCAGCTTTCTTGCCCTTTTCTTTGCAAAAACCGGTTTCCCGACTAGAGCTTATAGGCCGGACGTAGAAAAGACCCCGACTTACGCGACCACCGGAGTCGAGGCGGAGACGACCGGCACACTCCCTACCAGGATGGCAGGGGAACTCAACAAAGAGGCACGGACGCCATGTACCGCCACGCATACGGTTTCACCCTTGTCGAACTGCTTACCTCGCTCAGCATCCTTACCCTGCTGGCGACTGTAGGCGTGCCCAGTGCCCAGCAGTTCATGGGCAATCAACAACTGGTCAGCGCCAGCAATACGCTGGCGGCGAACCTGTCGCTGGCTCGCAGCGAATCGATCAAGCGCCGCCAGCCGGTACTGGTCGACAACGTCGATGGCGACTGGGCCAGTGGTTGGCGGGTATTCGTCGACCTGAACAACAACGGCCAACTGGATGAGGGCGAACCCTTACTCAGACAGGAACAGTCGCTGCCCAAGGGCGTGATTGCCAAGGGCAATACGCCAGTCAGGCGCTATGTACGCTACACCCCGCTCGGCAACGCCAAGCTGTTGAGCGGCGCCTTTCAGGCGGGAACGCTGACGCTCTGTCACGCGACCGGCGAGCAGGCGGTCAGGCGCTTGGTGTTAAGCGCGAGCGGCAGACTTAGACGAGCCAGGGATGAGCCGGATTATTGCTGAAGGGGCACGCAATCCATATCAGGGTGTCACTCGCCGCAGGCAGTGCACCGTGGTTGATCGGCGCGGCGCAAATCTGGCGGATTGTCGCTGCGCTCCGAAGCCGCCCTACGGAACGTCGCCGAACGCACGATCTGGCATAACCCGCAATCCGTAGGGTGCAGCAGACAGTGCACCGTGGTTCAGCGGCGCGGCACACATCCTCCTGGAGGGCTGTCGCTACGCTCCAAACGGAACGCCGCCCGGACCGCCCTATTCTCTGCGCCCAGCTCAGGCTGCTCAGAGCTGCTGAACGCGCAGCTCCTTCGGCATCGAGAACGTCACGTTCTCCGGCCGCCCCGCCAGCACGCTCTCCCCTATCGCGCCCCAGGCTTGCAGTTGGCTAACGACGCCGCGCACCAGCACTTCCGGCGCCGATGCACCGGCAGTGATGCCGATGCCGCTAACGCCATCGAACCACTCGCGCTTGAGATCTTCGGCGCCGTCGATCAGGGAGGCCGGGGTGCCCATGCGTTCGGCCAGTTCGCGCAGGCTATTGGAGTTGGAGCTGTTAGGGCTGCCGACCACCAGCAGCACGTCACTCTCGGCCGCCAGTAGCTTGACCGCATCCTGGCGGTTCCGGGTGGCGTAGCAGATGTCGTCCTTGCGCGGCCCACCGATGCTGGGGAATTTGTTGCGCAGGGCGTCGATGACCTTGCTGGTGTCGTCCATTGACAGGGTGGTCTGGGTGACGAAGGCCAGGGCCTCGGGGTTGCGCACCTTGAGCCGGGCCACATCGGCCTCGTCTTCCACCAGGTAGATGGCGCCGGCTGAACCATCCACCCGTTGTTGAATTCGCCAGCCCCTATCTGGCGCGGCCTGAAGCGCATTTGTGCCCGGGAACTTCATGGTTTCGGGAAAAGGTTAGTGCACCAGGCTGAATGCTGGCGCCATGAACTCTATTTCCGATCGGCTTAGCCCGGCACGCTGGGCAGCTTTTCGCCAGAACTGACCGATGCGCAACTGGAAATGCTCGATGATGGCGTCAGCATCAGACGGCTTGATACGGTAGTAATGCGCCACCGAGCGGGCCAACTGCAGATCCATCGCATTGTCGTCTTCGGAGATGTTCAACTTCAACCCGTCAGCGTAGGGCACAGGGTTCATGTCGTAGGCGGCCGACAAGCGCCATCCCCGACCAGGATCGAGGATGAAGCCGTGGTTACGCAGGTGGTCGTCGGTGTTGCTGACCAGCAGGTTGAAGACGATGCGCTGCCACAGCTCCTTCAGATCTTCTTGCGGAGCCGCCCCATGGCGCATCAAGACCTCGGCGATCTCAAAGTAGCTGACACCGGTGGAGTGATCATCGCCATCGGCATGGCCGGTCATGGTCATGGCCGACGCGAAGTGCAGACGCTGGCCGTCCTGCGTGCGATCGAAGCGCTTGACCATGAAACAGTGATGGTCACTGGCGAACTTCGCCGCGGTTCCTTCTGCCACACGCAGGCCGCAGAGGTTGGCCAGCGTGTTGACCACCATTTCCCACGCCCCGACGTCGTAGTCGTCATTGTTGCTGGGAAATTTGGCGATCCATAAGGCATTCTCCGGGCCGGCAACGCTGGCCTTGGGCCGCGCACCGCCCAGCGAGCCACCGGGTGCGATCAGCATACGCAGCCAGTCTTGGCCTTCGCTCATGTCCTCGCCACGCTCAAAGCGCCGGGAGGCTTCTTCCAGCTCGCGCAGCTTGGCCAGCGGCGGCGCCGCCCGGTCGTGGTGGTCGTCGAGGAACGGGCCATGCGCTTGCGTCTTGAAGCGGAGTCCGCCGATGCGGAAGCTATCGTGCACGCCGAGCAGGAAGTCGGATTCATACAGCCTGGCATTTGTTGGCGCAGCACCCGCACGCTTGTCGCGCTCATGTCGCCGTTTCATCAGCAGACGCCCCCAGCGGTCGGGCGAAGCATCGGAGAATACGCCAAAGGTATCCGACCCCTGGGCGGGAAACTGCCGGCCGGCAGTCGCCCAGATCCTTGGGTCGATCTGTACCTGGAGCCCAGGGGTTTCCAGCGCAGCGGCGGCGTACTCGAAGTCAAACCGCTCGGCGGCTTTCGTGCGCAGGCAGTGCAAATATCCCAGGAGCTGGGGGCCACCAAGGCCGTCCCAGTCGGCGTAAACCAAGACAGTGTTATCCATCAGATTCCCTCAGCAGCGATTCGGCCAGGTCTGCACCGGTAACCAACGTCGAGCGCGGGGGATACTTCTTGATTGCGGTGAGTGCCGACCGACCGCCATCCTCCTTCAGCTTCCCGCCCCCCGCCATTCGCACCTTGCCCTGGCCCGGAGCCGAAGTTCTGGCCTTCGGGAGAGACAGTTCGGCGTCCTGGAGATGACGCCCAAGCTCATCCTGCAGCGCCACATGGGACAGATCATTCTCCAGCCCCAACGCCTGCAGCACAGCCAGGTAGGCACCGATGGTCACGCCAGCGCTGCCCTGCTCGAGCGAGCGCAGGGTAGGCAGTGACATGCCGGCCCGCTCAGCCATCTGCTTGGCAGTGATTTTCCGGCGCTTACGCGCAAGCATCAGGCGCTCGCCAAAAGACTCGAGCAAGCGGTCTGTTGCGGGTAGCAAAGGGGCGGTTCTCTTAGCCATAGTGAAAGTATTTATTAATTATCATGCGATAGATGGAGGAATAATAACACCCGCAACACATATACTCGCACCAACCGTAAAAGTGAAAATATTATTTAATATATCTAGATATATATGAAAACATATTTTCATATTAGCAAACCGAGCTTGATGCACGAACGAAAGCAAACAAAGAGCTTATGCCGCTGCCAGTGATTGAACCCCGAGGACAACGAGGCGCGCGCACATACCAGCCGGCATCAGGGTCACACGCCGCAGCGTAGACTTAGACGAGCCAGGGATGCGCCGGATTATTGCTGAAGGGCACGCAATCCGTAGGGTCATTCGCCGCAGGCAGTGCACCGTGGTTGATCGGCGTGGCGCAAAGCTGGCGGGCTGTCGCTGCGCGCCAAAGCCGTACGCAACTGACGCCTCGCCTCGTGCGGGGCGTTTTGTTGTTGCGCGGCTAATCCATTCTACGGAACTGCTCAGAGCTGCTGAACGCGCAGCTCTTTGGGCATGGAGAACGTCACGTTCTCCGGCCGCCCTTCCAGCTCGCTCTCCCCTGTCGCGCCCCAGGCCTGGAGCTGGCTGATCACCCCGCGCACCAGCACTTCCGGCGCCGATGCACCGGCGGTGATGCCGATGCCGCTAACGCCATCGAACCACTCACGCTTGAGGTCTTCGGCTCCATCGATCAGGTAGGCCGGGGTGCCCATGCGCTCGGCCAGTTCGCGCAGGCGATTGGAGTTGGAGCTATTGGGGCTGCCGACCACCAGCAACACGTCGCTCTCGGCGGCCAATTGTTTGACCGCGTCCTGGCGGTTCTGGGTGGCGTAGCAGATGTCGTCCTTGCGCGGCCCGCCGATGCTGGGGAATTTGTTGCGCAGGGCGTCGATGACCTTGCTGGTGTCGTCCATCGACAGGGTGGTCTGGGTGACAAAGGCCAGGGCCTCAGGGTTGCGCACCTTGAGCCGGGCCACATCGGCCTCGTCTTCCACCAGGTAGATGGCGCCACCATTGGCCGTGTCGTACTGGCCCATGGTGCCTTCGACTTCCGGGTGGCCGGCGTGGCCGATCAGGATGCATTCGCGCCCCTCGCGGCTGTAGCGCACCACTTCCATGTGCACCTTGGTCACCAACGGGCAGGTGGCGTCGAAGATCTTCAGGCCGCGCCGCTCGGCTTCGTTGCGCACGGCCTGGGAAACGCCGTGGGCGCTGAAGATGACGATGACGTCGTCGGGGATCTGATCCAGCTCTTCGACGAAGATGGCGCCGCGTGCGCGCAGGTCTTCGACCACGAATTTGTTGTGCACCACCTCATGGCGTACATAGATCGGCGGGCCGAAGACTTCCAGGGCGCGGTTGACGATTTCGATGGCGCGATCGACACCGGCGCAGAAGCCGCGGGGATTGGCGAGTTTGATATGCATGGTGACTCCCGGCGCGCGGAAAACTTGAGGATGAAGAGTGTAACGCGAGACGCCTGCACGATCCCGAGCTACGGGTTCGAATCGACACGCGGGGCGCCCTTCGCAGGGTTGCCTCACGCCTTTGATCGTTCCCACGAACCTCAGGGATACGCGGCGGAACTATGCTCCAGACGCTCGGCCAGCCAGACTTTAATGATCGATTGGCGCGTCACGCCCAAGCGGCTGGCTTCACGGTCCAGGGACTCGATCATCCACACCGGAAAATCGACATTGACCCGCTTTTGCTGATGCTTGGCCCGCTTCGCTTGGGAGAGGTCGAGATGAGAGACGATGTCCTCGTCGCCTTCGTCGACAAGCCGATCAAATTTCGCTGCTTTCATATAGGGCTATCTCCTCCGTACGGGACCCGCGAACGGAAATAATGCGTATGTGCTCTTGCCGATAAGTAATCACGGCTGACCAGTGTTTCTCTGCTATCCGCCCAATGACCAGGTAGCGCGGCTCATCTTGGGTCTTGGCAGGAATCTCCAACAGATCGAGATCCTTCCAGAGCCGCTGGGCGACGATGAAATCGATCCCGTGCTTTACCTGGTTGGACTGGCTCTTGGCTTCGTCGTAGTTGAACGTCAGCATGGTATAGAAATTATACCCATCACTCCGTTATCGCAACTCACGACTCGACAACCGTTACCACGCGCCACGTGGGCGCGGCCGGACGGCGTTCCGCTTCAGCCGCGAAAGCTTGTGAAGCACAGCACAGCTTCGCGGCTGAGGCCCCCCTTCAGGTGCCCACAAGCCGACAAACGCGATTGCCTCGCTGCGCAGCGTCGAAGGCTGCGGGCAGTCGCCTAGCCAATCAGAGCGCTTTGACCGCGATGATCTCGACGTCGAAGCTCAGGGTCTTGCCGGCCAGCGGGTGGTTGAAGTCGATGGTCACCTGGTTGTCGTCGAATGCCTTGACCACGCCCGGCAGCTCGGCATTAGCGGCGTCATTGAAGATCACCAGCAAACCATCGGAGAGCTCCATGTCCTTGAACTGGCTGCGCGGCATGACCTGCACGTTCTGCGGGTTGGGCTGGCCGAAACCATGCTCAGGCAACACCTGCACAGTGCGCTTGTCGCCGGCCTTGAAGCCGAACAATGCGGACTCGAAACCGGGCAACAGATTGCCGTCGCCGACTTTGAAGGTGGCGGGCTGCTTGTCGAAAGTGCTGTCGACCACGTCGCCGTTGTCCAGCTTGAGGGCGAAATTCAGGGTGACTTCCCTGTCCGGGCCGATACGTACGTCAGTCATGGGGTAGTTTCTCCGGATTTGTTGCTTTTGAACATATCCAGCGCCAAGAGGATAGCGCCGAGGGAAATAGCGGCGTCCGCGACATTGAAGGCCGGGAAGTACCAGCGGTGCTGCCAGTGCACCAGGATGAAGTCGACCACATGGCCGAACACCACGCGGTCGAGCAGATTGCCCAGCGCGCCGCCGAGTACCAGCGCCAGCGCCATGGCCAGCCAGGTTTCATCCGGTTTCAAGCGCTTGAGCCAGACCACCAGCACAGCGCTGACGACTATGGCGATCAAGGCAAACAGCCAGCGCTGCCAGCCCGAGGCGCCGGCCAGGAAGCTGAACGCCGCGCCGGTGTTGTAGGCCAGGGTCCAGCTGAAGTAATCGGGGATCACCACGATCTGCTGGTACAGGGTCAGCGCGTTGTCGAAGTAGAACTTGCTGGCCTGATCGATCACGAACACCAGCAGGCTCAGCCACAACCAGGGCAACCTGCCGAAGCGGGCGCTCATACTCTGCCTTCCTGTAGGAGCCAGCTCGCTCGCGGTATACCGCGAATCGCCGGGACGCCGGACCGCAGCAAGCTGGCGCCTACAGATACCGGCACAACAGTGCGCGGGGCATCACGCATAGTGACGAACCTCGCCAGCGCCTTCGATATTGTCCACACAGCGGACGCAGATTTCCGGATGCGCCGGATTGACCCCGACATCTTCACGGTGATGCCAGCAGCGCGCGCACTTGGCGTGCCCGGACTTGAGTACTTTCAGCTTGAGGCCCGGCACTTCGGTTTCCACCGCATCGCTCGGCGCACTGCTTAGCGGCGCCAGGCTGGCAGTCGAGGTGATCAATACGAAGCGCAGCTCGTTGCCGAGCTTGCTCAGGTCGGCAATCAGGCTGTCTTCGGCGTAGAGGGTCACTTCGGCCTGCAGGTTGCCGCCGATGGCCTTGGCCGCACGCAGGTTTTCCATCTCCTTGTTGACCGCGACCTTGACCGCCATGACCCGTTCCCAGAACTCGCGGCTCAGCTCGAAGTCCTCTGGCAGCTCGCTCAGGCCCTGGTACCAGCCGTTGAGCATCACCGATTCGTTGCGCTCGCCCGGCAGGTACTGCCACAGCTCGTCGGCGGTGAACGCCAGTACGGGCGCGATCCAGCGCACCAGCGCCTCGGCGATATGGAACAACGCAGTCTGGCAGGAACGCCGCGCCACGCTGTCGGCGGCGGTGGTGTACTGGCGGTCCTTGATGATGTCGAGGTAGAAGCCGCCCAGCTCCTGCACGCAGAAGTTGTGCACCTTCTGGTAGACGTTCCAGAAGCGGTAGCTGTCGTAGGCTTCCTCGATCTCGCGCTGCAGCAGCAGGGCGCGATCCACCGCCCAGCGATCCAGCGCGAGCATGTCCGCGGCAGGCAGAACATGCTGCGCCGGGTCGAAACCGCTGAGGTTGGAAAGCAGGAAACGCGCGGTGTTGCGAATCCGCCGGTAGGAGTCGGCGCTGCGTTGCAGGATCACCTTGGACACGGCCATTTCGCCGGAGTAGTCGGTGGACGAGACCCACAGGCGCAGGATGTCGGCGCCCAGGCTGTCATTCACTTCCTGCGGCGCGACCACGTTGCCCATCGACTTGGACATCTTGCGGCCGTTCTCGTCGACCACGAAACCGTGGGTCAACAGCTCCTTGTAGGGCGCGTGACCATCGATGGCGCTGCCGGTCAGCAGGGAGGAATGGAACCAGCCACGGTGCTGGTCGGAACCCTCCAGATAGAGATCGGCGCGCGGGCCAGTGGCATGGCCGAGCGGATGCGAGCCGCGCAGCACATGCCAGTGAGTGGTGCCGGAGTCGAACCAGACGTCCAGGGTGTCGCCGATCTTGTCGTACTGCGCGGCCTCGTCACCGAGCAACTCGGTGGCATCCAGCTTGAACCAGGCTTCGATGCCCGCCTGCTCGACGCGCAGCGCTACGGCCTCCATCAGCTCGGCGGTGCGCGGGTGCAGCTCGCCGCTTTCCTTGTGCAGGAAGAACGGGATCGGTACGCCCCAGTTGCGCTGGCGCGAGATACACCAGTCCGGCCGGCCGGCGATCATGCTGTGCAGGCGCGCCTGGCCCCAGGCCGGGACGAATGCAGTTTGCTCGATGGCGGCTAGCGCGCGTTCGCGCAAGGTGTCGCCTTCGT encodes:
- a CDS encoding PilW family protein; amino-acid sequence: MSSKMFLCACLRQRGFSLIEIMVAMVLGIVILLAVSEVFINNSRTRGEIEKTGRQIENGAYALSLLADELRNAGYLGEAGTQAAPALLPPICPTAVVDIQNALGVPVQGVIGSGTNCAAAKSGSDFIAIRRASTCDVGSTNCPAFKAGDVHLQVSACKNSSPGVVLLASAAAGLTYKQRDCTKTAPIYRLLSRVYYVTADDVLTRKELSGIDYSFTSPLVDGIETLQFEYGLDTDGDGEVNSFSVSPAATQWSNVVAVRVWLVARNLDPTNGYTDARTYQLGSSNYSVPAALKGFKRQVYSTTVNLPNVSGRRERS
- the pilV gene encoding type IV pilus modification protein PilV, which produces MRPARIYTAFQAGFTLIEVLITLLVLAVGLMGLAGMQARMLNSQFEAYQRAQAVMLVGDMANRLRSNVSAARDARYVSATLYGINNALGDATDCTSGNVVENDLCAWNQALKGASITEGTQKLSAMIGARGCIESISGSATSQMVVRVTVVWQGLSPTVAPASACGKESYGDDRQRREVFVDVTLAYLGV
- a CDS encoding GspH/FimT family pseudopilin, which gives rise to MSKCNGFTLMELMIGLVVLAILVGIAIPSYKGMVANQRVRATTTDLHSALVLARSEAIKRNRQVTLSPAATGGWGGGWSIIPSGGAAILSQVLTGGVAISGPAAAIAFKASGRVGAEAKFEVSSTSDAAKLSCLTLGVDGRVSSAKGGC
- a CDS encoding type IV pilin protein; translation: MVKRTEQRGFSLIELMIVIAIIGILAAIAYPSYTQYVVRANRGEAQAYVMDLAQREQQYLMDARAYASSESALGATQPSSVQRNYTITISVGAGTPPTFTITAAPKTGTVQAGDGNLVINQAGSKTWAGGAW
- a CDS encoding GspH/FimT family pseudopilin; this translates as MYRHAYGFTLVELLTSLSILTLLATVGVPSAQQFMGNQQLVSASNTLAANLSLARSESIKRRQPVLVDNVDGDWASGWRVFVDLNNNGQLDEGEPLLRQEQSLPKGVIAKGNTPVRRYVRYTPLGNAKLLSGAFQAGTLTLCHATGEQAVRRLVLSASGRLRRARDEPDYC
- a CDS encoding type II toxin-antitoxin system HipA family toxin encodes the protein MDNTVLVYADWDGLGGPQLLGYLHCLRTKAAERFDFEYAAAALETPGLQVQIDPRIWATAGRQFPAQGSDTFGVFSDASPDRWGRLLMKRRHERDKRAGAAPTNARLYESDFLLGVHDSFRIGGLRFKTQAHGPFLDDHHDRAAPPLAKLRELEEASRRFERGEDMSEGQDWLRMLIAPGGSLGGARPKASVAGPENALWIAKFPSNNDDYDVGAWEMVVNTLANLCGLRVAEGTAAKFASDHHCFMVKRFDRTQDGQRLHFASAMTMTGHADGDDHSTGVSYFEIAEVLMRHGAAPQEDLKELWQRIVFNLLVSNTDDHLRNHGFILDPGRGWRLSAAYDMNPVPYADGLKLNISEDDNAMDLQLARSVAHYYRIKPSDADAIIEHFQLRIGQFWRKAAQRAGLSRSEIEFMAPAFSLVH
- a CDS encoding helix-turn-helix domain-containing protein, yielding MAKRTAPLLPATDRLLESFGERLMLARKRRKITAKQMAERAGMSLPTLRSLEQGSAGVTIGAYLAVLQALGLENDLSHVALQDELGRHLQDAELSLPKARTSAPGQGKVRMAGGGKLKEDGGRSALTAIKKYPPRSTLVTGADLAESLLRESDG
- the ispH gene encoding 4-hydroxy-3-methylbut-2-enyl diphosphate reductase, coding for MHIKLANPRGFCAGVDRAIEIVNRALEVFGPPIYVRHEVVHNKFVVEDLRARGAIFVEELDQIPDDVIVIFSAHGVSQAVRNEAERRGLKIFDATCPLVTKVHMEVVRYSREGRECILIGHAGHPEVEGTMGQYDTANGGAIYLVEDEADVARLKVRNPEALAFVTQTTLSMDDTSKVIDALRNKFPSIGGPRKDDICYATQNRQDAVKQLAAESDVLLVVGSPNSSNSNRLRELAERMGTPAYLIDGAEDLKREWFDGVSGIGITAGASAPEVLVRGVISQLQAWGATGESELEGRPENVTFSMPKELRVQQL
- the brnA gene encoding type II toxin-antitoxin system BrnA family antitoxin, yielding MKAAKFDRLVDEGDEDIVSHLDLSQAKRAKHQQKRVNVDFPVWMIESLDREASRLGVTRQSIIKVWLAERLEHSSAAYP
- a CDS encoding BrnT family toxin yields the protein MLTFNYDEAKSQSNQVKHGIDFIVAQRLWKDLDLLEIPAKTQDEPRYLVIGRIAEKHWSAVITYRQEHIRIISVRGSRTEEIALYESSEI
- a CDS encoding FKBP-type peptidyl-prolyl cis-trans isomerase yields the protein MTDVRIGPDREVTLNFALKLDNGDVVDSTFDKQPATFKVGDGNLLPGFESALFGFKAGDKRTVQVLPEHGFGQPNPQNVQVMPRSQFKDMELSDGLLVIFNDAANAELPGVVKAFDDNQVTIDFNHPLAGKTLSFDVEIIAVKAL
- the lspA gene encoding signal peptidase II encodes the protein MSARFGRLPWLWLSLLVFVIDQASKFYFDNALTLYQQIVVIPDYFSWTLAYNTGAAFSFLAGASGWQRWLFALIAIVVSAVLVVWLKRLKPDETWLAMALALVLGGALGNLLDRVVFGHVVDFILVHWQHRWYFPAFNVADAAISLGAILLALDMFKSNKSGETTP